DNA from Brevinematales bacterium:
GATGGGAATTCCGCGATAACGACGATACAGAATACGTTATCACGCATATCGTACTCCATGAAAATGAGCTGTACGCCGCGCATTTTCCGAAGTACGGAGATAACGATACCCCAGACGAAACTACCGTACTGCAAGAAACCGGCACGGTCGAGCATATTCTCCGGTGCATAATTCAGAACTTCACCAGACCGGTTGACAATCCCGAGGAAATCATCCGCCTCGCCTATCTCGCGGAACATGGCGTACCAATGCCTGAAAACGCAATAGCGTAACCTACCCTACCCCGCCTAAAAGCGGGGTTTTTCTTTATCTCTTGCTCTGTTATATATCAAATAATACAAGGAGCAGGGTATGTCAGACAAAGGTTTAGTCTTATCGATAAGCGCAGATAGCGCCCAGATAGGACATTCGGAGAAAGCGGACAGGTTTATCCGCACTATCATTCAGACCGAAAGTTTCGGGATTGTCGTGATAGCAAAAAGCCGCGGAGTGTTCAATCTCTACTCGACCGGCGGGTTACAGTCGCCCGAACCGAAACAGTTTTTAGGATCGGTTAAAATGGTTGACGGAAAACCCGTTATCGACCAGAAGGGCGACCTTCTTCAAGGTTTGGAAGCAGAAAAATATTTCTATTCCGTAACCGATGACGATGGACTCGAACGCGATGAAGAAGGGAGATTAACGGGTAACGAACTTCCTACCCTTGATAAGTTCGGAGCGACATACGCTTCTCCGGAGAAAGGGTACTGGCAGGAGCCGGATGGAACGTTTACCGCATTCGAAAATGAAGAGCCTTTATTCGATAATTTTATTGGGGTTTTCGACTCCAGTGAAGAAGCGGTTGAATGGCTTAATAACCCGGATAAAGAATCCAATACCTAACTTCCGGTTCCCCGCCTTTGGGCGGGGATTTTTATATCTCCGTCTATGTTATTTATTAAAACCGATAAGGAGCGTCTTATGGACGAATTGCTGAAAGGGAAAGAAGCAAAAGAGTATGTCGAAAAAGCTCTCAAGTACGCTGAAGACCATAAGGGATATGGAGCAGAGGTATACGGTTATAAGGCCGGGTATTATGAAGAAGGTAAGGTTTATGTCGCATTCGATAATACCGATAACTGTTGCTGGGTAGAGGAATTCAAAAGTCCTCGGGAAGCAGAGCAATGGTGTCTTGGAGAAATCGATTCCGACGGCTATCCTGTCAATCCCAGCGAGTGGATATGTGATATTGCTTGTGGGATATAACCCCTACCCGCCTTCGGGCGGGTTTTTCTTTATCTCCAGTATTGTTATTTAATAAAACCCAAAAGGAGAGTGTATGAAAGTTCAAGAAATCATCGAAGAATACGGGAATGTCAAGAAAGCCTATGAGGAAATCGAAATGAAAACCATCGAAGAACTCACAAAGGTTTTCAAAGAGAAGGGCGTCCGTTATATCACTTTGGATGATGTCTGTATTGACAGCGAAGCCGATGAAGACGGATTAACCCCGGCGCGGTTTATCGCTCTTCATACCGACCCGACCGGTATTTTCAAAGATGAAGTCTTGTGGCTTATCTATGACGACGACTTTTCGGGAGACACGGTACCCAAAATGCTTATATCGTTCCCTTCCGCAGAATTGGATAATATTATCTGCGGACTTACCGACGAGGCGTTAAACGAGGAACAGGAGGAAGATATCGTCAAAACTATCGACGGTTATTTCCGCGATACGTGGCCGGAGTTTTATAAGAAAAACGCCTGATACCCTGCACCCCGCTTCTATGCGGGGTGTTTTATTTTTCAATCTCCTACCTTGTTGTAGGACATATATAAAAAGGAGTATGACATGAAAATATTAGTTAAACTATCCGACGGTAAAACATACGAAGGTATTGTCAACGATAATACTAAGAATATGACTTTCAGTATCGCCGACCGGAGCGGACGCATTATCGACCAGCTTCCCGGATATAAAACGGTTGAAGTTATGACAAATGTCGGATTGATCGCTTATGCTATCAGTCTCGAACATTTCAATCTTGCCGACGCCGGTGTTTTACTGGAATTCACACACGGGAAAATTACCGTAAGCGGAAATATCCCGTCACCCTCAGTTAGATATGAGATAGTTTCCATCGTCGAAACCGGTGAGGAATTCGGAAATGTTTTAGTCCGGTTCCGGGATTTAAAAACCACGGTGATTGACAGCGTATGCCTCAATACTTTCAGGAAAACGCTGACGGACCAATACGATCATTTCTTCGGAAAAGGTTACTGGATAGACGACCGCGTTCCTATTACATGGAAAATAAGGGCTACACGGTACTATTCTGTAACGGTTGAAGAAGTCGTAAAAGCGTCAAGTTACGAAGAAGCTCAAGCGATGATGGAAAAGAAACTTGCGGACTCTGGCTTAATCAACCGGCTTCGGTTCGACCATGACGATATGGATTATGATACAAAGGTTTTTCGTGGTGAAATAAACAAAATAGCGGGAGTAAATTAAATGAAACCTAATGTCATTGTATACTCCGCTTTACCAATGAGCGGAAGAAAGATTGAAGACGTTAAAGAGCAAGCGTGTCTTAACGAGCTCTTCCTGAAAAACATAGGGTTCGAGGTGATTAATCCCTACCGTAACCTGAAATTGGTTATCGGGGCAAACGAGCAGACTGTTCGTAATGGGATTGTCCAGAAAACTACTAACGAAGTCGTGAGTAAAACCATCGTCGGAACGTGCCTAAAAAGCGTATTATCCGCAGATATCCTTGTAGTAGATTTTCGCGGGGCGAAAGAAGTATCGCAGGGGTGTATTACGGAAATCGCGTGGACGTACCTATTCGAGAATAAAAATACCGTTATCATCATGGAAGATGGAAATTTACATCACCATGATTTTATTTTCGGAATGTCCGACCGCGTTTATTCCTGCTTTGACGAGGCAGAAAATTATCTTTGTGAACTCCGGGATATCCATATTCGGCGGAAATATCCGGCAGCGGAAGATTTAAGCGAAGAAACTTATATGCCGAAGGTGAACGATCAATCCTTTCATTGCTCCTGCGGGGCTAACGTTTTCAAGAAAATGAAAACAGATCAGTCGGTATATATTTGCAACTCTTGCGGATTGCAGTACAGAGGTATATAATGTGTAACGTGAATAATCATTCGGGAGTTCGGGTGTATGACTAAAATAATATACGGGAGCGATTCTTTCGATGCGACTGAGAAAGAGGCGTATATATTTCATAAGTTTTGGCGGAATGTCAATAACCGGAAAAACTACAACTCCCTGAACTCCGCTGAAAGCGGGATTATCCGCGAGCTCTATCAGCGCATCTCAAATATCAAAGAATACGATAAAACCTTCGATATACTCCTTCCGGATCGTTCCTTCCTCGCTACCCCCGTCCGTCGGCTTGTCATCGGGGATCACGGGCCCTACTACGAATTTGACCTGGAAGCGTGCCGGGCACCGCTTATCATTCCTCGCGACCAGTTATTCCGCATTTCCGACGAGTACGGCGGATTAGTCAAGTATGAGTGGTATCATCCTAAAAACTACCCTCACATCAAAGTATACTACCAGCTCGCGACGGTTAAGTACGCCGATTATATCCCTGAAATGTTCTATGTATCCCCTTTTGAAATCTCGGACGTTCCTGTCGAAGCTATCGGAAAGGAATTTAAAAAAGAAGAAAGTTTATTGTTCATTTCATAATCCTGTCAATAATTACAAATACCCCCTATTCTATTCCGTACTCTATCTTTAATACCGAAGTGTATATTAAATGTAGTGTGTTTATTGAAATATATCTATTGAAATTTATTAGCCAATACATACATCTCTATCCGCTATTCTGTTATTATTCAAACGAAAGAAGGAGCGCATTAATGAATAGCGACAGTATCAATACCCTAAAGTGTTTATTGAAAAACCCATATTCTTCTTGGCAATTCGGCTTAGATCATCTCGGAGTCCCGGATGAGGACAGTATTCCGATGAAGAAAGTATTCGGCAGACTCGGTAAACAATACCTGAAATATCTTGCTGAAAAACTCGGCTTTATCGAATACGAAGTCGGGTATAATCCTTCCGGGATAGCTTGTTCCGGCGACCTTAGACTTATGGGTATGTGGGGTAAAGATAACGGCGTCCATATATTTTTCAACGCGGATCATGTATGCCCGTGGGTTACTTACCGGACTATAAAAAGCCTGAAAGATTATTCCGGCGGCGTCAATCAGCAGATGAGTTTCAATGAATTATTCAATCTGGAATATATCATGTATTTATTTATCGGAATCCGAAAGCCGAAATATGCGTGTAATAGCCGCATAGTGAAAGCGCGAAACGCGGAATATCTTTTCGAGATTGTGTAAAAATAAGTAATCATTCAAGAAATGTTATAGGTTAATGTGTTTCATTAGGAAAATATATATTTCACATAATTTCTCTTTTGAGGGTTGTACGGCAGTATTATTATATAGAACTCAAGAGATTTTCTCCATTTAATAAAATATCCTACCAGGATACAATAAAAAATGATGGAGGTCATTATGAAAGTTACTCGGTTACTTTTCGTTTTTGCGGCTGTCATCATCTTTTTCTCTGCTTGCAGCTTGAATGGGATTGCTGAAAACACGCCGCCCCCTATCGTGGTAAAAGGTCCTACCGGGATCGATTGCCGGGAAATGACTAACTACTTCGCTTCTCTATCCAAAGAAACGAATGAGGAAGTCTTGCTTTCAAACACTTTTTCTCTGAATGAAATGTTTCTCCAGATCAGTACCGTGGAGAGCTATTACGACTACCTTCAATCTTTTGATATGAAGCGTGTTAGTGAAGAACTTTACAATCTCCTTCCGGGAGCACTTTATCGTGCAGATATGCTCGATCAGGGTATCTTATCGTCTATCCGGTGTGTGTCAAACTCCGCGACACTCGTATTTTTGAGCTTGGGGATTCACGACCAAATAATACCTTCTGTCAGTTTCGCAACCGGTACTTACCCGGAGATCGCGATTAACGACAATATCCAAACTATGCTGAAGGATGTGGATTGGAGTAGGCTCCCGCAGAAAACAATTTGTACCATTGAAAAAGCGATGTACTTCGAGTCGTCCTCTTCCGGAAATAAGTCGGAACTCGCCCTCGGTATTCCGGGGTTGGTAAAAGTCGATTCTATGAATGAATTCGGAAATGACGTAGCGCAGGCTAAAAATCTCCTCATTCTCCATATCAAACGCACTTACGGGGAATTGATCTGTTTCTATGAAAACCCGCTCAAAATCAAACCAGAAGAAGATGTGGCGTATATGCCAGTCACCCCAAATCACTCTATAATAGAAAATTCTTTAGATATTTACATCGAGAGTAAGGAAGATTATGAAAGCACTTTGGCAAAACTTTCATCCGGTCTCGGGCTTGAAATCGAAGGGGTTTCGGCAGGAGTATCCGGTGGGACGGAATTATCCGAGAGTATGTCGAAAGCTACTATCACAGTCCGGCTTATCCAGAAAGGCCCCGCGCTCACTTCTCTTGAACTGAGCGACATAATTAGTAATTTTCTCTCCACTCATAAACCCGTACTGGGCTCTTCGACGCTTTATAGTCCGGACAATACTGTCGGATGGATCAGTTATTCTGGAAAGACACAAATCAAGAAATCGGGTCCCGTTCAATGCGAGGTTACTTATAATAACTGCCATTTTTCAAGACCGGGCGGTTCCCCGAAAGAGATCGTCGGTGATTTTGTTATTACCATTTATACACCTACTCTCAAATATCCCGTAGCTGATATTATATCCTACATCACGAGTTATTTTGGTTATTATGTCTGGCTTGGCGGCGGGAACGGTCGAGAAACCGATGGAATAGTCAAGATTAATACTAACGAGATACAGGTATTCCCAAATAAAATAGTTATTACCGCCAATAGAGCGATGGGACGTTGGTGGAACTATTCTTACGGAGGGTCTACAGGAGAGAAGAGTAAATACTATGGTGATATTTATTTTGACGCCGTGACTATGCGGTTGTATATCGGCGGTGACCAGTATTACGATCCGGGTTACCGATGGAATAACGGTACTACATATTAATTTCCATAACACTATTGTAACAGGGGCTAAAAGCCCCTGTTTTTTATTCTGCTTTTACCCCGGCTTTGTCCGGGGTTTTTTAATCTTCTCCCTTGTTATCTATCAAACAATAAAAGGAGCAAGTATGGGTAATCACTGCGAAAACAGACTTTACGTCGTCGGAGACCTTGATCTCTTGGCTAAGTTCGATCAGGATTTCAGGAAAGACGGTACACCGAGGTTTTTAAACGCCCTTCCGCCTGAAAATGGGGTTGATCCCGAAATATGGTTATGGGAGAAAGGAGAACTGGAAGAGGATATCGACGATGATAGCATGATCGAAATGGATACTTCTGGACACCTATCCCATTACTTTAACCAATGGGGAAATGCGTACAATGAGCCTTGCTATTTCTATGAATTTTACACCGATCACATGAGCGCCTTAAATATCGTCGAAAAAATCGCGCTCAGATATCCCGATCTTATTTTTGATCTCCAGTACGATAACCTCGACGATGGTTTTAGCGGACATATCCAGTATTTAGGAAAGAAAATCCTGAAAGCAACGTAGAACAGTGACCGCCGGTATTAACCGGCGGTTTTTATATCTACCGGTTTGTTATTATCTAAAACCTAAAAGGAGTTACCAATGTTAAGAGATTACGGAGAAATAATCCTTGATACGGAGTTTTGGGATTGCGAATGCCCGGATCATTACATTCATCCGGTCAAGGATGAGATATGCCCGAAATGCGGCGCGACGCAGGAGGAAAGCCCATCGTCTCGCGCTTTAGAAGTAGCGAACCCCGAAAATCATTTCAAGGAGTAAGGTATGATAATGACGGTAACGAATATCCAGCGCATTCTTCTCGATAACGGGAATGAAATCGCGCTTCAGGACGGACAGAAGTTCTATGAAACAAAAAAAATGTATCACATACTTGATACTTCCAAGAACTTCCGCAAAATCGCCGGACTGAAAAAGTCTTCGGTCGCAATGATCTTCGAGTAAAAGCTATGAAAATCCTAGATTTATTCTGCGGTGGAGGCGGCGCGGCGATGGGTATTCACCGCGCTTGCCCGACAGCGGAGATTACCGGAATAGACATCGTAAACCAGCCCGAATATCCGTTTAGATTTATCATAGGAAACGTGATGGATTTACCGATCGATTATCTCAAATCATTCGATTTTATCTGGGCGTCCCCGCCTTGTCAACGATATTCACAATTAACAAAAATGAATGTATCTAAGGGAATAAAAAACTATGATGATTATCCAGATTATTTTCTTTCTATTCGTGAACGAATAATTTGTTCAGAACGTCCTTATTGTATTGAAAATGTTCCGCAAGCCCCTTTTGATCACATAAATTCATCTGTTATTTCTCTTGATGGCGTGATGTTTAATTTAAAGGTTGTTCGACGTAGATTATTTGAATTAGGCAGATTCTGGATATTGCAACCCTTACGCCCGAAAAAACGTGGGTCCACGATGGATGGTACTTACGTTTGTGTTTATGGGCATAGTGCTGTCAATAGCGGTAAAATGAAGAAACCTTCTTGGGCAACCACTAAAAGCGGCCTACATACACGCCAGATTGCGATGGGAATAGATTGGATTAATAATAAAAAAACTCTGTCAGAAGCAATTCCGCCGGTATATTCAGAATACATTTTCAACGGATTTCTTCATAATAGACGGTAAAGCCTTAGTTTACAATCTCTTAAACTGTTATCTATCAAACAGGTAAAGGAGAGCGTATGAATGTAAATATCGTGAAAACGGTCATTGAAAAGCTGAACACTTTTTCGTATTATGGTACTGAAGCAGATTTTCAGTTTATCTTCGGGAAACACATGGGGTCGCACCTCTGGGGAAAGTTCAAAAAGGCGGATAGGGATATTGTCGCTTTTTTCTATGAACTTGACCGGGAGAACAGCGAGAAATTTCTCAAAGCGGTCGCTAAACTTTCAGTAAAGCCTTTAACGGATGGCGAAATGGTAGAAGTGGATCCCGGCCGTGTCGCTCTTAGAAGTCTCGATATCGTCGCTTAACAGTCAGACGGCAGACAATCATTGTTTCCATGAATAACAAAAATCCCCGCCTTTCGGCGGGGATATCTTATTTTCACTTTTTCAACGCTGATTTCGCATCGATCGCATCCTTCGGTTTTTCTCCTGTTCCACAAGTGAAGAAGTAAGTCAGTTTGTAGTCCCCTTTCGCTTGATTATCGACTATGACGTCATCCACGACAAACCATTCATAACCGTTATCGAGCGCGGTTTCGGCGGCCTTGTTCTGCGCCGTTTCCTTCATGGCGTCGGTTGAAGTCCAATGAATCGCGAATACTTCGGCGACGAACTTACTTTGGGATATGTTCGTGACCGAGACCGGGCGGAGAACGGAACTGCACGAAGAGAAACCGAGAACGGATAATAGGAGAAAAATCGAAAATACTTTCATGGAAACCTCCTTTTAGTGTGAGCCGGTATTATAATTTATCATTCCGGGATTGTCAACGCCGTAAAAATCAATCTTGTAATTTGTTATATTCTAAGCAGTAAAAAGGCAGGGTAATGATATGGAGAATAATATGGCTAAAGGATGGATATTTCTCTATGAAAACATGAGAGATGTTTACGGAATATCCTACGAAATCGGGAAAACATACCGGAAATATACCGAACTGTTTCTTTCCCCGGATAACGCATTTTGTATTATGGATACCCCCTCGGAGTTTATGCCCTATTACCCGCCGAACATGGATTCCTACTCCTTTTACGAGGTCGAGGCGTCCGGATTAATCGACCGGCGAAAGGGGTATTTATTCTCTTCCGAAATGAAGATTACGCGCCGGATACCCTTCGAGGAAGTTCTAAAAACGATTATCAAAACCAAAATCGAGGTCTGGGGCAGTTTTCTAATCTACGCCATCGACCGCCGGTATGAAGAGCTCGCGGTTAAATTAATCGAAAACGGCGCGGATTTGTCGATCATCGATGCTTATGACGAAACCCCGCTAATGCGAGCGTGTATGCGGGGGTTATACGATATAGTCAAACTCCTTATCACTTCCGGCGCAGACGTGAACCAGAGAAACGAACCGGGCAGGACCGCCCTTCATTATGCCGCTCAGATGGAAACCTGTTTTACGGACAAAGAGTACGAAATATTCGAGCTTCTTATCGCTTCAGGAGCGGATGTAAACGCAGTAGATGAATACAACAGAAGTCCGCTTCTATCGTATAGTGTCGCCCGAACGGATATAAGAATAATAAAGCTCTTGGTCGATCACGGCGCGGATGTCAATGTCATTAACGATTACAATGAAACCATTGTCTACAAATTATGCCATGAAGGTACTCCTGAAATTCTGGAATACCTTATTTCCGTAGGCGCGAATA
Protein-coding regions in this window:
- a CDS encoding DNA cytosine methyltransferase, with the translated sequence MKILDLFCGGGGAAMGIHRACPTAEITGIDIVNQPEYPFRFIIGNVMDLPIDYLKSFDFIWASPPCQRYSQLTKMNVSKGIKNYDDYPDYFLSIRERIICSERPYCIENVPQAPFDHINSSVISLDGVMFNLKVVRRRLFELGRFWILQPLRPKKRGSTMDGTYVCVYGHSAVNSGKMKKPSWATTKSGLHTRQIAMGIDWINNKKTLSEAIPPVYSEYIFNGFLHNRR